One window of Ignavibacteriota bacterium genomic DNA carries:
- a CDS encoding LD-carboxypeptidase — protein MEKRDFLKISALASTGIFMGSGISYSQNKISKNPEIKKIKPKALKAGDKVRIVSPGTAVSDPDDIQKATEIVLGLGLEPIFSNHLIYGSGYKTRTIPERVNDIHEAFLDKSASAVFCIRGGYGSAQLVDSIYYDIIRNNPKVFCGYSDITALHSAIGKKTGLVTFHSPVLLSPFTPYTQDIFTRMLFTPDNFGELRNPTGKYGLRASYPIRTIISGIAQGEITGGNLSLISSLVGTDYAINSKGKILVLEDVGEPPYRIDRMMNQLRLNGLLEDAEGIIFGKCSDCVAGTHQSTWDYSLGEVLDFYLKPLNKPAFYGLMFGHTSEQATIPLGCKALMDSSSGTLDIVENCVE, from the coding sequence ATGGAAAAGCGTGATTTTTTAAAAATTAGTGCGCTGGCTTCTACCGGAATCTTTATGGGTTCCGGTATTAGCTATTCGCAAAATAAAATATCAAAAAATCCTGAAATTAAAAAAATTAAGCCTAAAGCACTTAAAGCAGGCGATAAAGTAAGAATTGTCTCGCCAGGAACAGCAGTAAGTGACCCTGATGACATACAAAAAGCTACAGAAATTGTATTAGGACTTGGATTAGAGCCAATCTTTTCCAACCATTTGATTTATGGTTCCGGTTACAAAACAAGAACAATTCCTGAACGGGTTAATGATATTCATGAAGCTTTTTTGGATAAATCTGCATCAGCCGTATTTTGTATCAGAGGTGGATACGGCTCTGCCCAGCTTGTGGATTCAATTTATTACGATATAATTCGAAATAATCCGAAAGTTTTTTGCGGATACAGCGATATAACAGCACTTCATTCAGCTATAGGCAAGAAAACAGGTCTTGTTACATTTCACTCGCCTGTTTTGCTATCGCCATTCACACCTTATACTCAAGATATTTTCACTCGTATGCTATTTACACCTGACAATTTCGGTGAACTTAGAAATCCTACCGGAAAATACGGCTTAAGGGCTAGTTATCCGATAAGAACGATTATTTCAGGTATTGCTCAGGGTGAAATAACAGGTGGTAATTTGTCGCTTATAAGCTCGCTTGTTGGTACAGATTATGCTATAAATTCAAAAGGTAAAATTCTAGTTCTTGAAGATGTCGGAGAACCTCCTTACAGGATTGACAGAATGATGAACCAGTTGCGTTTGAACGGGTTGCTCGAAGATGCTGAAGGAATAATTTTTGGAAAATGCAGTGATTGTGTTGCCGGAACCCACCAATCAACATGGGATTACAGTCTTGGTGAAGTTTTGGATTTCTATCTGAAGCCACTAAATAAACCTGCTTTCTATGGATTGATGTTTGGACATACTTCTGAGCAGGCAACAATTCCTCTCGGTTGCAAGGCTCTTATGGATTCATCCTCAGGTACTCTGGATATTGTTGAGAATTGCGTAGAGTAG
- a CDS encoding tetratricopeptide repeat protein encodes MSAGNDKMMENIKDAETWLERGDDFVKSKEFDKALDCFTRAIGINPRLSFAYFKRGNTYNNIGVYDSAIADLSSSISLNPTFAFAYFKRGSAYLSLNDVKTAFEDFNKALDLNPSFSFALYKRGLCRLRVRDYKEAVEDFSKAIKLNPGLNLAYVSRGNLYFEKTEYDKAIADYNEAIKIEPDQEKVYISRGLAHSHTDKIVEAMRDFTKAINANNESYLGHNYRGLAFLKMKEYANAIKDFNESIRINPNFADAYNNRGITYFTVRKYQEASDDYAQALKLNPSSPNIYYNRGNTYLVQKRYMEAMHDFDFALQLSPGLASAYISKANCHIALEQFREAIKLFNRAIALKPKLFSAYIGRGNTFMRLKLYKKALEDFTLAIEIKPDNHQGYLNRGMAFKSDNQIDLASQDFKKYLESVPSKSPQAVKIRQWLKKMDIEI; translated from the coding sequence ATGTCTGCCGGCAATGATAAAATGATGGAGAATATTAAGGACGCTGAGACCTGGCTTGAGCGTGGGGATGATTTTGTCAAGTCAAAAGAGTTTGATAAGGCATTAGATTGCTTTACAAGAGCTATTGGTATTAATCCCAGATTATCATTTGCATATTTTAAACGAGGCAATACATACAACAATATTGGCGTTTATGATTCAGCGATAGCAGATTTATCCAGCTCAATATCTCTAAATCCAACATTTGCATTTGCATATTTTAAACGAGGCAGTGCATATTTATCTTTGAATGATGTAAAAACAGCATTTGAAGATTTCAACAAAGCACTGGATTTGAATCCATCATTTTCTTTTGCATTATACAAAAGAGGACTTTGCAGACTTCGTGTCAGGGATTATAAAGAGGCTGTCGAAGACTTCAGTAAAGCAATTAAATTAAACCCGGGATTGAATTTAGCTTATGTCTCACGAGGAAATTTATACTTCGAAAAAACTGAGTATGACAAAGCAATTGCAGACTATAACGAAGCAATCAAAATAGAGCCGGATCAGGAGAAGGTATATATTTCCCGAGGTCTTGCCCACAGTCATACCGACAAAATTGTGGAAGCAATGCGGGATTTCACAAAGGCAATAAATGCAAATAATGAGTCATATCTGGGTCATAATTATCGCGGACTGGCATTTTTAAAAATGAAGGAGTATGCCAATGCTATAAAAGATTTCAATGAATCCATAAGAATAAATCCAAATTTTGCAGATGCATATAATAATCGGGGTATAACATATTTTACTGTAAGGAAATATCAGGAAGCCTCTGATGACTATGCTCAAGCCTTGAAACTAAATCCAAGTTCTCCCAATATATACTACAATCGCGGAAATACTTACCTTGTTCAAAAAAGATATATGGAGGCGATGCATGATTTTGACTTTGCTCTTCAGCTTTCTCCCGGACTCGCTTCTGCTTATATCAGCAAAGCTAATTGCCATATTGCACTCGAGCAATTCAGAGAAGCTATAAAGCTTTTTAATAGAGCAATTGCACTAAAACCAAAGCTGTTTTCTGCTTATATCGGCAGAGGTAATACCTTTATGAGACTCAAACTATACAAAAAAGCACTTGAAGATTTTACACTTGCTATTGAAATCAAACCTGATAATCATCAAGGATATCTCAACCGAGGTATGGCGTTTAAATCAGATAATCAGATTGATTTGGCATCTCAGGATTTCAAAAAATACCTTGAATCCGTACCTTCGAAATCTCCTCAGGCTGTCAAAATCAGACAATGGCTAAAAAAAATGGATATAGAAATATAG